The genomic DNA TGCCGGTGGGCTAGGCGACCGCCGCCGTCAGAGCCAGTGGTTGCGGCGGAACCACCACACCAGCGCCGCCATGATCACGACCATGACGGCCAGCGCGCCGTAGTATCCGTACTCCCACTCCAGTTCCGGCATGTTTCGGAAATTCATGCCGTAGATGCCGGCGATCAGCGTCGGCACCGCCGCCAGACCGACCACGGCCGAGATCGTGCGCATGTCCTTGTTCTGCTGCATCGTCACCTTGGCGACGGAGGCGTCGATGAGCGAGCTCAGGCGCGCGTCGAACCCCCCGATCCGGTCCTTGACCTGGAGTTCGGCGTCCAAAACGTCACGGAAGTAGGAGCGGATCTGCTTCGGGATGATGTCCTTGTGGTCCCGGATGAGAGCCTGCAGGGCCGGGGCCAGCGGATCGGTGGCGTGGCGCATCTCCAGGACCTCACGCTTGTACAGGTAGATCTTGTCGATGTTGAAGTTGGTGCCCGGGGTGAACACCGTCGTCTCCAGCTCGTCCACCTCGTCCTCGAGCAGCAGGCTGATGCGGACGTAATGGGCGACGAGCCGGTCGGCCAGGAGGTAGGCCAGGGCGGCCGGGCTTGTCGACGCCAGCTGCCGGTGGCGGTCCAGCTCATGCGCCCCCGGCAGCGGGGCGCTGTGGCGGACGGTGATGATGAAATTGGGCCCCAGCAGCATCTGCACCTCACCGAGCGTCTGGATCACCTCGTGCGTGTCGTCGACCTGCTCGTCGTCGGTGAAGGTGACCGAGCGGATGACGATGAACAGCTGGTCGTCGTAGCGCTCGACCTTGGGGCGCTGGTGCGCGGTGACGGCGTCGTCGACGATCAGCTCGTGGATGCCGAAAGCCTCCGCGATGTTCTCCATGTGCGCCTTCTGCGGCTCCCGGAGCCCGAGCCACACGTACCCGCCGCGTTCCTTGGCGACCTGGATGGCGTGCCGGACGGTGTAGTCGCCGGCCAGCATGTCGCCGTCGGCGAAGACCCGGCAGTGCTCGATGGAACGCTCGACGGGGACCCGAAGACGGTCACCGCGCTGCAGACCTGTGGCGGCAGACTTCTTCGCATCCGGCATGGTCGCTCCTTTACGCGGGCTGCACACTTGACTCGTCACCCGGCGGGGGACCGGTGACTCATCCTAGCCCCAGTCGGGAGGGACTACCTATATCCTGGGTCCATGCCCACTTGGAAAGAAGTCACCTCCGCCAATCCGGCACATTCGGAAAACTACGCCCGCAAATGGAAGATTCTGGAGTCCCAGGGCCAGGACATTCACGGCGAGGCACGCTTCGTCGACGCGCTCGCGGAGCGGCACTCCCGCATCCTCGACGCAGGCTGCGGCACCGGCCGACTGGGTGGCTACCTGATCAGGCAGGGCCACACCGTCGTCGGCACCGACGTCGACCCCGTTCTCATCCGCCACGCGGAAACTGACCACCCCGACGGCACCTGGTACGTCGGCGACCTGTCCTCGGATCCGATCGCCGAGGACGAGTTCGACGTCGTCGTCTCCGCCGGCAACGTCATGGGTTTCCTGGCCAAGGAGGGCCGCGAGTTCGCGCTGCAGAACATCTACGACTCCATGCGCACCTCGGGCCGCTTCGTCACCGGCTTCGGAGCCGGCCGCGGCTGGGAGTTCACGGACTTTCTGGCCACGGCGCAGAAGATCGGCTTCACGCTGGACTACCGTTTCGGCGGCTGGGATCTGGCCCCCTTCGACGAGTCCTCGACCTTCCTGGTCGCGCTGTTCACCAAACCGGGAGCGGGCGGCCACCTCCTGGCTTAGCCGCCCGGACGGCTACCAGGCGAGGTCGGCCTGGTCGAAGAATTCGCGCTCGTGCGCGCAGGCGGTGAGATACGCCCGGCGCGCCCGGGCGCGTTCCTCGTCGCTGGCCCCGGCCAGCGCCTCTTCCGCGAGGCGGATGAAGGATCGTGCCTCCGCCAGGAACTCTTCCCCGCCGTACATCGCCAGCCACGCCCGGTACGGGTGCCCGGGCCCGTTGTGTTCGGCGATGGCCAGGCCGATCTCCGCGTACAGCCAGGCGCAGGGGAGCACGGCCGCCACGCCGACGGCATAAGGTTCCACGTGTGCGGTGGCCACGAGGAAGTCCGTGTAGGCGGCGGTGACGCGGGAGAGCGGGGTCTCGGTGATGCCACGCTCGGACAGCCAGGTGTCGTGCAACGCTTTCTCGGACACCGAGCAGCCCAAGGAGGCCCGGTTCCAGGCGATCTGGCCCGGCAGATCCGGTGCCGTGGTCGCCAGCTGGCTCAGCGCCCGGGAATAGTGGTGAAGGTACTCGGCATCCTGCGCCAGGTAGAACGCGAAGTCCTCCTCCCGCAAGGAACCGTCGGCCAGGCCCGTGATGAAGGGCAGGCCCATGATCTCGGCCCAGAGATCGCCGGTGTCGTTCCACAGCGCCTCGGTGTGCGGGCCGGCGGGCCGGAGGCGCGGGATGGGCGGGGCGAGAGCGGAGACGTAGTCGGCGGTCATTTCCGGCCACGGGACGGTGCTGGCGGCGTCGGCGAGCCTGCGTGCCCGCCGTGCGTGATGGACGGGACCGTTGCCGAGTCCGACATGGAGGGAACCGGCGGCGACGATGGCCTCGTGCAGCCAGCGGCTCGACCACTCCAGCGCCGTCGCGGTGTCCTCCCCCCGGCCGAGGCGGGTCGCCAACGCGGAGGACAGCGAGCAGCCGGTGCCATGGGTGTGCGGCGTGTCGACGCGCGGAACGTGGACCCGGTGCACCTCGCCGCCCGGCGTGACGACGGCGTTGTCGGCGAGCGGGCCCCGGAGGTGACCGCCCTTGACGATGACGGTCGCGTCGACCTCCCGGGCGAAGGGCAGCGCCTGCCCGACGGCCTCCTCGAAGGTGGCCGCCTCCGGCCGGCCGGTGAGCACGCCCAGCTCCTTGAGGTTGGGGGTGATCAGGTCGACGTCGCGACAGAAATCGCGGATCTCGGCCTCGGCGTCTGCCTCCAGGAGCCGGTGCCCGCTGGTGGAGACCATCACCGGATCCAGGACGACGACCGGTGGGCGGGTGTCCGCCAGCCACCCGCGAACGGTCTCGATGGCGCCGACGCCGCCGAGCATGCCGATCTTCACGGCGTCGACGGTGACGTCCTCGGAGACCGAGTCCAGCTGCTGGCGCAGGAACTGCTCCGGCGGGGTGTGGATGCCACGCACGCCGAGGGTGTTCTGCGCGACCAGCGCCGTCACCACGGTCATGCCGTACCCGCCGGCGGCCTCGATGGCCTTCATGTCGGCCTGGACGC from Corynebacterium guangdongense includes the following:
- a CDS encoding magnesium and cobalt transport protein CorA codes for the protein MPDAKKSAATGLQRGDRLRVPVERSIEHCRVFADGDMLAGDYTVRHAIQVAKERGGYVWLGLREPQKAHMENIAEAFGIHELIVDDAVTAHQRPKVERYDDQLFIVIRSVTFTDDEQVDDTHEVIQTLGEVQMLLGPNFIITVRHSAPLPGAHELDRHRQLASTSPAALAYLLADRLVAHYVRISLLLEDEVDELETTVFTPGTNFNIDKIYLYKREVLEMRHATDPLAPALQALIRDHKDIIPKQIRSYFRDVLDAELQVKDRIGGFDARLSSLIDASVAKVTMQQNKDMRTISAVVGLAAVPTLIAGIYGMNFRNMPELEWEYGYYGALAVMVVIMAALVWWFRRNHWL
- a CDS encoding class I SAM-dependent methyltransferase produces the protein MPTWKEVTSANPAHSENYARKWKILESQGQDIHGEARFVDALAERHSRILDAGCGTGRLGGYLIRQGHTVVGTDVDPVLIRHAETDHPDGTWYVGDLSSDPIAEDEFDVVVSAGNVMGFLAKEGREFALQNIYDSMRTSGRFVTGFGAGRGWEFTDFLATAQKIGFTLDYRFGGWDLAPFDESSTFLVALFTKPGAGGHLLA
- a CDS encoding bifunctional hydroxymethylpyrimidine kinase/phosphomethylpyrimidine kinase, with protein sequence MSDTPAFSPSATTTAVETRGRAIPRVLSIAGTDPTGGAGVQADMKAIEAAGGYGMTVVTALVAQNTLGVRGIHTPPEQFLRQQLDSVSEDVTVDAVKIGMLGGVGAIETVRGWLADTRPPVVVLDPVMVSTSGHRLLEADAEAEIRDFCRDVDLITPNLKELGVLTGRPEAATFEEAVGQALPFAREVDATVIVKGGHLRGPLADNAVVTPGGEVHRVHVPRVDTPHTHGTGCSLSSALATRLGRGEDTATALEWSSRWLHEAIVAAGSLHVGLGNGPVHHARRARRLADAASTVPWPEMTADYVSALAPPIPRLRPAGPHTEALWNDTGDLWAEIMGLPFITGLADGSLREEDFAFYLAQDAEYLHHYSRALSQLATTAPDLPGQIAWNRASLGCSVSEKALHDTWLSERGITETPLSRVTAAYTDFLVATAHVEPYAVGVAAVLPCAWLYAEIGLAIAEHNGPGHPYRAWLAMYGGEEFLAEARSFIRLAEEALAGASDEERARARRAYLTACAHEREFFDQADLAW